TATCAAAGGCAAAAGCTGTATCCCCTCCATCAGAACCAAATAAAACTAATTCTTTTGCAAATTCATTAACACCATATGCTTCATTTAACTCAATGATTTCATCGATTGCCTATAAGATTAAAAATCCCCCCCACACTACCCTCAGCACCATTTGAATTAGAAATAAATTCAACATAATCATTTGGAAAAGCAACATTTAGTTGCGACTCAATTTCTTTAACCTTATTTTTGTTTACTGGGGGATTTAATTCTAAACCATAAGCTAGGGGGATTTTTCGCATTTGATAATCCCGTAAAGAAAATCAATTAAAAAAGTAAACAATCGAAACGGTTATGACCATCCATAATCCCAAGGAACAAGGAAGCCATATAGGTATCATCCCCAAGAAAAGGTTTCAATGTCAAAAGTAGATAGCCGAAAACTCCAGTAAAGGCAAGGAAAAAGCTGCTTCCGATGAAGGCCACTTTAAGACAACCATTCTTAGCCCCCCACCCACGCTTGATGGAAAACAATCCACATACCATGAAGCAAGCTTCACCAACAAGGATGAATAATTTAATGTTTTATTTTCATGGAAGTAATCCCCCCCAACTCAAGTTTTAAGTGAAACGAAAAGAGTAGGTGGGGGTATTTCTGTCCGAAAATGTCCGATTGGTTCTAGGGCAT
The DNA window shown above is from Bacillaceae bacterium S4-13-56 and carries:
- a CDS encoding SMI1/KNR4 family protein — encoded protein: MRKIPLAYGLELNPPVNKNKVKEIESQLNVAFPNDYVEFISNSNGAEGSVGGIFNLIGNR